One genomic region from Saprospiraceae bacterium encodes:
- a CDS encoding OmpA family protein, with translation MKKILLLLASLLWMGFWWRWYTCKICTTCGCNQTTKTVEPILVPEEGVILFNLDDSITLLREGWSRYRDSIINHLNARQEIDIEGHYLAEEPNISSFQNMGLARANAIKQLFPDSLQSRINLKSLQIERRASMSQYPFVASDIRIVNHSESVEQVGDKTLIYFKYNSDQRINDPDIEKYLSELAAQHKNTNASFNITGHTDNAGSEKDNLALGKMRAEAIKKYLISKGIAADRIHTDSKGESMPVADNDTPEGRQKNRRTEIETIQKL, from the coding sequence ATGAAAAAAATTTTACTGCTATTGGCCAGTCTACTCTGGATGGGATTTTGGTGGAGATGGTATACTTGCAAAATTTGCACTACCTGTGGATGCAATCAAACCACCAAAACGGTAGAACCTATCCTTGTGCCTGAAGAGGGGGTGATATTATTCAACCTTGATGATAGCATAACCTTATTGAGAGAAGGCTGGAGTCGATATCGCGACTCCATTATCAATCATCTGAATGCCCGCCAAGAGATCGATATCGAAGGCCATTACCTGGCTGAAGAACCCAACATCAGTTCCTTTCAGAATATGGGCCTGGCCAGAGCAAATGCCATCAAACAATTATTTCCTGATAGTCTGCAATCCCGAATCAACCTTAAATCTCTGCAGATAGAGCGACGGGCCAGTATGTCACAGTACCCATTTGTAGCTTCAGACATTCGGATCGTCAACCATAGCGAATCTGTCGAACAAGTAGGTGATAAGACGCTGATCTACTTCAAATACAATTCTGATCAACGTATTAATGATCCGGATATTGAGAAATACTTGTCTGAGCTCGCTGCACAACACAAAAACACCAATGCAAGCTTTAATATCACAGGTCATACCGACAATGCGGGTTCAGAAAAAGACAATCTTGCACTTGGAAAAATGAGAGCTGAAGCAATCAAAAAATATTTGATATCGAAAGGGATCGCAGCTGACAGAATACATACCGATAGTAAAGGAGAATCAATGCCTGTAGCTGACAATGATACTCCGGAAGGTCGGCAAAAAAATCGTAGGACAGAAATAGAAACCATTCAGAAACTTTAA
- a CDS encoding DUF1501 domain-containing protein: protein MKRRSFIKMGSMPLLMNGLNLRTFASSSILQMFACEGVADRALVIIQMSGGNDGVNTTVPLDQYDLYANLRPKLKLPSNKLLKLQTGLATNQQIGLHPAMTGMKDLYDQGMLNVVQGVSYNQPNLSHFKSTDLWLTGGDSTPALFNLTSGWMGRYLESTFPGKIGNPTNELPDPLGIQIGDDRPSVGYLTPLDVSAAVNLGWNDPAGYYNQVLEIGGIPPSSFPPGDYGTELEYLVRVQNNVSAYANRISSVFNAGQNIVNYPDNGLAYQLKTVARMISGGSKTKIFLVNTYGYDTHNAQVEESDTTIGDHAELLGELSASIKAFVDDLKALQKDQQVLTVTFSEFGRKPAENANMGTDHGTIAPMFVIGSPVQGGVTGKNVNFSAIEDELFTEVQIDYRQVFTTVLQDWLGASEAILTNTLFNNFISQKLPLINSISKVDPSCFGAAPLPIKLVQFEAQVVNEKWVELDWIVAIETANSRYEVQRSKDGKEFSSILFQKSMDDDTTGNKMYTDYDKNPRSGKSYYRLKMVDNEGVISYSEIKKINIISKEEKSFKIYPNPAIFDVNVVLNSKFNRNSQVYLIDQAGRVVINKNWILNEGFNKLNLDISSLPGGNYFIRFVDEDNIKVVAPMTIIRP from the coding sequence ATGAAAAGAAGAAGTTTTATAAAAATGGGGAGCATGCCATTATTGATGAACGGGCTCAATCTTAGAACTTTCGCCAGTTCGTCCATACTACAGATGTTTGCTTGTGAAGGTGTAGCCGATCGTGCTCTGGTCATCATTCAAATGTCTGGTGGTAATGATGGAGTCAACACCACAGTTCCTCTTGACCAATATGACCTTTATGCCAACCTTAGGCCAAAATTAAAACTGCCCTCAAACAAATTGCTCAAACTGCAAACCGGCTTAGCAACCAATCAACAAATAGGTTTACATCCGGCTATGACCGGGATGAAAGACCTCTATGACCAGGGCATGCTCAATGTTGTACAAGGAGTCTCCTATAATCAACCTAACCTTTCACATTTTAAATCGACAGATCTATGGTTGACCGGGGGGGACAGTACCCCAGCATTATTCAACCTGACTTCCGGCTGGATGGGTCGGTATTTAGAGAGTACTTTTCCGGGAAAAATTGGCAACCCTACGAATGAATTGCCTGACCCTCTGGGAATCCAGATAGGTGACGATCGTCCTTCGGTTGGATATCTCACTCCTTTGGATGTAAGTGCAGCAGTCAATCTTGGATGGAATGATCCTGCCGGATATTACAATCAAGTGTTAGAAATTGGCGGCATTCCACCTTCCAGCTTTCCTCCTGGTGATTATGGTACAGAGTTGGAATATTTGGTTCGGGTTCAAAATAATGTAAGCGCTTATGCCAACAGGATCTCTTCAGTATTTAATGCCGGTCAAAACATCGTCAACTATCCGGACAACGGACTTGCTTATCAACTCAAGACCGTGGCACGGATGATAAGCGGAGGGAGCAAAACCAAAATATTTTTAGTCAATACCTATGGATACGATACACACAATGCCCAGGTTGAGGAAAGTGATACCACTATCGGGGACCATGCCGAATTATTGGGAGAATTATCCGCCTCTATAAAAGCCTTCGTGGATGATTTAAAAGCTTTGCAGAAAGACCAACAAGTGCTGACTGTTACTTTTTCGGAGTTCGGTCGCAAACCTGCTGAAAATGCCAATATGGGTACAGATCACGGTACCATCGCCCCTATGTTTGTCATCGGAAGTCCGGTACAGGGCGGGGTCACCGGCAAAAATGTGAACTTCAGTGCTATCGAAGACGAGTTATTTACTGAAGTGCAGATCGATTACCGTCAGGTTTTTACGACTGTTCTGCAGGACTGGTTAGGTGCAAGCGAAGCTATACTTACGAATACTTTATTTAATAACTTCATCAGCCAAAAGCTACCCTTAATAAATAGTATTTCGAAAGTAGATCCCTCTTGCTTTGGAGCAGCCCCACTCCCTATCAAATTGGTTCAATTCGAGGCCCAGGTTGTCAATGAAAAATGGGTTGAACTGGATTGGATTGTTGCCATCGAAACTGCCAATTCAAGGTATGAAGTCCAGCGATCAAAAGACGGAAAAGAGTTTAGTTCTATTTTATTTCAAAAAAGTATGGATGATGACACTACCGGGAATAAAATGTATACAGATTATGACAAAAATCCAAGAAGTGGAAAATCCTATTATAGATTGAAAATGGTTGATAATGAAGGTGTTATATCTTATTCTGAGATTAAAAAAATCAATATTATCTCCAAAGAAGAAAAATCTTTTAAAATTTATCCTAACCCCGCAATATTTGATGTTAATGTCGTGTTAAATAGTAAATTCAATCGAAACTCACAGGTATATCTGATAGATCAAGCAGGCAGAGTAGTGATAAATAAAAACTGGATTCTTAATGAAGGATTCAACAAGTTAAACCTTGATATAAGTTCGCTACCCGGAGGAAATTATTTTATCCGATTTGTAGACGAAGACAATATAAAAGTTGTGGCGCCGATGACGATCATTCGGCCATGA
- a CDS encoding MBL fold metallo-hydrolase, with the protein MPVRQLAPGVYYYFGDGINQKSANCLWVIFKEYVLVVDANYPWGAEEILLEIRKTTDKPVRFVFNTHYHHDHTFGNSVFADAGAIIVSSTETATEMRTLGQIEWARGTSYSGRSMDGIKRVFPSLTFDQRMVFDDGDHRVELIKMGPAHTAGDAVAYLPKEKILATGDLCVYGIPWGNNVADRHASYDQWLRVLDTLVTWDVDILIPGHGLPGSTENLRQQKAYLADMLDQVKQGIKSGKSKQTLVQEINLSVHPVYGENKVSIQRSIRDMYDHLTAIN; encoded by the coding sequence ATGCCAGTTAGACAACTGGCACCAGGCGTGTATTATTATTTCGGAGATGGAATCAATCAAAAATCTGCGAATTGTTTGTGGGTAATATTTAAGGAGTATGTCCTGGTAGTGGATGCCAATTATCCGTGGGGTGCAGAAGAAATTCTACTTGAGATCAGGAAAACAACTGATAAACCTGTTCGTTTTGTATTTAATACTCATTATCACCATGACCACACTTTTGGAAATAGTGTTTTTGCAGATGCAGGAGCTATTATAGTCTCTTCCACTGAGACTGCCACGGAAATGCGTACGCTCGGACAGATCGAATGGGCTCGGGGCACTTCGTATAGCGGACGGAGTATGGATGGCATAAAGAGAGTATTTCCATCTCTGACTTTTGACCAAAGAATGGTGTTTGATGATGGGGATCATCGGGTAGAGCTCATTAAGATGGGGCCTGCGCATACCGCCGGGGATGCTGTAGCTTATTTGCCCAAAGAGAAAATTCTCGCCACAGGAGATCTTTGTGTGTATGGCATTCCATGGGGTAATAATGTTGCCGATAGACATGCATCCTATGACCAATGGTTAAGGGTCCTCGATACCCTCGTTACCTGGGATGTAGATATTTTAATTCCAGGCCATGGATTACCAGGCTCTACTGAAAACCTTCGTCAGCAGAAGGCGTATTTGGCAGACATGCTGGATCAGGTAAAGCAGGGGATAAAATCCGGAAAATCCAAGCAAACCCTTGTTCAAGAAATTAACCTCTCCGTGCATCCTGTTTATGGTGAAAATAAAGTCTCTATCCAAAGATCCATCAGGGACATGTATGACCACTTGACAGCAATCAATTGA
- a CDS encoding c-type cytochrome — MKYIILLAVLGLSFGQCKPIDKPSVAGPTLLLDSAQRHSSDHALDGLVAMDGLEVTLFASEPMLQNPTNIDIDQRGRVYVCEAYNYRPQISGIPTKFEGDRIMILEDKDGDGVADESKVFYQGPEINAPLGICVLGRQVIVSQSPYVWLFTDTDGDDKADKKEILFQGIGGIQHDHAVHAFTLGPDGRFYFAMGNEASTLYDKNNRIISTISGQPIDKAHFKQGLTIRGNLDGTGMEVIGQNFRNNYECTVDAYGNVWQTDNDDDGNKGTRFNFILEYGKYGYRDELTDAGWRTFRTNWEDSIPLRHWHQNDPGVIPNLLNLGSGSPCGVVIYESDLIPQLKGTVLHAEALHHVIRSYQTKVSGAGYTADIKEVLKHETDDWFRPVDICVAPDGSLLVADWYDPGVGGHYAGDQVKGRIYRIAPKGQKYKFDDIDFSNVEASVKALASPNLSIRSQAQLSLRKIVAGESLKALAHHTDPILKARALWILSAENGSYIDTAFNDQNEQIKIAGLRMARQQGAPYLINSLDQLLTQNLSSAVWRECAISLANLDEKTMVPYWLQLADKYSATDRWYLEALGIAGDQHWQSIIPQWLKRHPDPLSQVTTKDILWRSRASFSLPFMASIVSSQEQPLNEKMKFLRTMEFVTSPDKNKTLIDILTKTKDTTIAELIVKSLDPVFVNKDKRTMQILNQWLDKSQGSNYLDLVDRFNPGNQGTRLSQLVTGDDNSLRVRACKAIIKSQGFSHIEKLYFPADTVTKKRIIQAVGPIGTEQSLKFLHEIALNKNESMVIHQEAYRQLGKSGGGEEYVIKLLTQGMIPKEYIPFAVEGPANAWRKPIKEKAKEYLAQSQVDLPVYNTANIIAQSGNVENGKAVFQKTCSTCHQVHNEGVAFGPGLDEIGSKYGKDGILTSILEPSKAINFGYEGEQIITTNGGIYVGIKISETNEAIVLKSVGGQQESIDKKEIKERIAIRQSLMTPNLYQNMSEQELADLVEYLASLKKVM, encoded by the coding sequence ATGAAATATATCATTTTGCTGGCAGTCTTAGGTTTATCATTTGGTCAATGCAAACCCATAGACAAACCATCCGTCGCAGGCCCTACTCTACTCCTTGATTCTGCTCAACGCCACAGTTCAGATCATGCCCTGGATGGCCTGGTTGCGATGGACGGGCTTGAAGTCACTCTATTCGCATCAGAACCCATGCTTCAAAACCCAACCAATATAGATATAGATCAACGGGGCAGAGTATATGTTTGCGAAGCTTATAATTACAGACCACAAATCTCCGGCATACCTACCAAATTTGAAGGAGACCGGATCATGATCCTGGAGGATAAAGATGGCGATGGAGTCGCCGATGAGTCTAAAGTATTTTACCAGGGTCCGGAGATCAATGCTCCCTTAGGGATCTGTGTCCTTGGCCGCCAGGTCATCGTATCCCAAAGCCCTTATGTTTGGCTCTTTACGGACACTGATGGAGATGACAAAGCCGACAAAAAAGAAATTCTTTTCCAGGGCATCGGAGGTATTCAGCACGACCATGCTGTCCACGCCTTTACCTTAGGACCGGATGGGCGGTTTTATTTTGCTATGGGAAATGAAGCCAGTACACTCTATGATAAAAATAATAGAATCATCTCCACCATATCTGGACAACCCATCGACAAAGCACATTTCAAACAAGGCCTGACCATTAGAGGTAATCTAGATGGCACCGGCATGGAAGTCATCGGACAAAATTTTAGAAATAATTATGAATGTACGGTGGACGCATATGGTAATGTATGGCAGACAGACAATGATGATGATGGCAACAAAGGCACGAGGTTTAATTTTATCCTCGAATATGGCAAATACGGCTATCGGGATGAATTGACTGATGCCGGCTGGAGGACCTTCAGGACCAACTGGGAAGACTCCATACCTCTCAGACACTGGCATCAGAATGATCCAGGAGTCATACCTAATCTTTTGAACCTCGGCTCAGGATCGCCTTGCGGTGTAGTCATCTATGAAAGTGATCTGATCCCTCAACTCAAAGGGACAGTACTACATGCAGAAGCGCTGCATCATGTGATCCGTTCTTATCAAACCAAAGTCTCTGGTGCAGGATATACGGCTGATATAAAAGAAGTACTCAAACATGAAACAGATGATTGGTTTAGACCGGTGGATATTTGTGTGGCGCCGGATGGGTCGCTCCTGGTCGCAGACTGGTATGATCCCGGTGTCGGTGGGCACTATGCAGGAGATCAGGTAAAAGGCCGGATCTACCGCATTGCACCGAAAGGACAAAAATATAAATTTGATGATATCGATTTTTCCAATGTAGAAGCATCCGTAAAAGCTTTGGCCAGTCCTAACCTAAGCATCAGAAGTCAGGCCCAATTATCCTTACGTAAAATCGTAGCCGGTGAGTCGTTGAAAGCTTTGGCACACCATACTGATCCTATACTCAAGGCTAGGGCATTGTGGATTCTCTCTGCTGAAAATGGCTCCTATATCGATACCGCTTTTAATGACCAAAACGAACAAATCAAAATCGCGGGTCTCAGAATGGCAAGACAACAAGGAGCTCCATATCTGATCAATTCGCTGGATCAATTATTGACACAAAATCTTTCGAGCGCTGTATGGAGAGAATGTGCTATATCGCTCGCCAACCTGGATGAAAAAACCATGGTGCCTTACTGGCTCCAACTTGCAGATAAGTATAGCGCTACGGATCGCTGGTACCTGGAGGCGTTGGGTATAGCAGGTGACCAACATTGGCAGTCGATCATACCTCAATGGCTGAAGCGACATCCTGATCCACTCTCCCAGGTGACCACTAAAGATATCCTATGGAGATCAAGAGCTTCTTTTTCATTGCCTTTTATGGCATCCATCGTCAGCAGTCAGGAACAACCCTTAAATGAAAAAATGAAATTTCTGCGAACCATGGAGTTTGTGACTTCGCCGGATAAAAACAAAACACTGATAGACATATTGACCAAAACCAAAGACACCACCATCGCTGAGCTCATCGTCAAATCACTCGACCCGGTTTTTGTCAACAAAGACAAAAGAACGATGCAAATTCTGAATCAATGGTTGGATAAATCTCAAGGATCAAATTATCTGGATTTGGTAGATAGATTCAATCCGGGCAACCAAGGGACCCGCTTGAGTCAATTGGTAACAGGAGATGACAATTCATTGAGGGTAAGGGCATGCAAGGCGATCATCAAAAGCCAGGGATTCAGCCACATTGAAAAACTATATTTCCCCGCTGATACCGTCACTAAAAAGCGCATCATTCAAGCTGTAGGTCCCATCGGCACAGAGCAATCTTTAAAGTTTTTGCACGAAATAGCTTTAAATAAAAATGAATCAATGGTTATTCATCAGGAAGCTTATCGTCAGCTGGGAAAAAGCGGGGGCGGTGAAGAATATGTGATTAAGTTATTGACCCAGGGGATGATCCCTAAAGAATATATTCCCTTTGCAGTAGAAGGTCCTGCTAATGCCTGGAGAAAGCCGATAAAAGAAAAAGCAAAAGAATATCTGGCTCAAAGTCAAGTAGATCTTCCTGTGTACAATACTGCTAATATCATTGCTCAATCCGGCAATGTAGAAAATGGCAAAGCAGTATTCCAGAAAACTTGTTCTACTTGCCACCAGGTACATAATGAAGGGGTGGCTTTTGGTCCGGGGCTAGACGAGATAGGTTCCAAATATGGCAAAGACGGCATTCTTACCTCTATCCTGGAACCCAGCAAAGCCATCAATTTTGGTTATGAAGGAGAACAGATCATCACTACCAATGGTGGCATCTATGTGGGCATCAAAATCAGCGAAACCAATGAAGCCATTGTCTTGAAATCTGTAGGTGGCCAGCAAGAATCTATTGATAAAAAAGAAATCAAAGAAAGGATTGCCATCAGACAGTCGCTGATGACACCCAATCTTTATCAAAATATGTCGGAACAAGAATTAGCGGACCTGGTAGAATATCTGGCTAGTCTGAAAAAAGTGATGTAG
- the folK gene encoding 2-amino-4-hydroxy-6-hydroxymethyldihydropteridine diphosphokinase, which yields MSRHVLYLLLGSNIQRPLKQLAIARDLLQKHLGKIIKVSSIFKTAAWGAHDQPNFFNQVIKLQSTRKAITILRIVKNIEVLMGRASGPQWGPRIIDIDLLFYGQTKIKSKELILPHPLLESRRFALVPLVEIAPNFRHPITQKSMLYLLNVCPDSLPVKKVKHA from the coding sequence ATGTCAAGACACGTACTCTACCTATTACTGGGCAGCAATATACAACGGCCGCTGAAGCAACTTGCTATCGCGCGTGATCTGCTGCAAAAGCATCTGGGTAAGATCATCAAAGTCTCCTCGATCTTTAAGACCGCTGCATGGGGCGCACACGATCAGCCTAATTTCTTCAACCAGGTCATCAAACTACAAAGCACCCGTAAAGCCATCACGATCTTGCGAATAGTCAAAAACATAGAAGTGTTGATGGGTAGGGCAAGCGGTCCACAGTGGGGACCCCGAATCATCGATATTGATCTATTGTTTTATGGTCAGACCAAAATAAAATCGAAAGAACTTATCCTGCCACACCCGCTCCTGGAATCAAGAAGATTTGCATTAGTTCCGCTGGTAGAGATTGCGCCCAACTTCAGGCATCCTATTACTCAAAAATCAATGTTGTATCTTTTGAATGTGTGTCCTGACTCATTACCTGTCAAAAAAGTAAAGCATGCCTGA
- a CDS encoding sodium:calcium symporter codes for MPNVGVIIYAIVAITVTAIAGYFFLKIFNKPVVNAESTRPGWGSKMGLVLAMAGNAVGLGNFLRFPVQAINNGGGAFIVPYLVCFVLIGIPLLFVEWSMGRFAGTPYAGRPEGDHNIPFILQRMSTQRWIKYAGAIGLFINIAVAGYYCYIESWTLAYVYHSVVGTFGGLSQDQVGQFFDNYTNLDTSTTGIPYESIIFFIFCLGINVYFLSKGLKGGIEKVAKIGMPLLILFGIILAIESLSLTPGSKGAINSGLEGLAFLWTPDLSSIWTPSVWIAAAGQIFFTLAVGMATIQCYASYMKPNEDAALGAMTAGWMNEFVEIVVGSAIIIPLTVGYLGIDRMQDIVKSMGGYGLGFKTLPYLFQQWGTWIGSISGVLWFGLLFIAGITSSLAMGTPVIGFLKDEFALPFKYGAMIFGFLVLLMGLPAIIYYNEGVFTEIDDWAGTYALVIFGFIELVIFAWIFGMTKGWEEITRGAEIKVPGFFKFIIKFVTPVFLGIILVSNIPNMVKRVWYPSSGYATFAQVYLLSLLLFILAGIFIASRQRKKANIQ; via the coding sequence ATGCCTAATGTTGGAGTGATTATTTATGCTATTGTAGCCATCACGGTCACGGCTATAGCAGGATATTTTTTTCTGAAGATTTTTAATAAACCAGTTGTCAATGCTGAGAGTACCCGACCTGGCTGGGGATCCAAAATGGGATTAGTCTTAGCCATGGCGGGCAATGCAGTGGGACTGGGCAATTTCCTTAGGTTTCCGGTACAAGCGATCAATAATGGCGGTGGAGCATTTATCGTCCCTTACCTGGTATGCTTTGTGTTGATAGGTATCCCATTGTTGTTTGTAGAGTGGTCAATGGGTCGGTTTGCCGGCACCCCCTACGCAGGCAGGCCGGAGGGTGATCACAATATTCCTTTCATCCTTCAGCGCATGTCTACACAGAGATGGATTAAATATGCAGGGGCGATTGGACTGTTTATCAATATTGCAGTAGCCGGGTATTATTGTTATATCGAATCGTGGACATTAGCTTATGTGTACCACTCTGTTGTAGGCACTTTTGGGGGACTTAGCCAGGATCAGGTTGGGCAATTTTTTGATAATTATACTAACCTTGACACCTCTACGACTGGCATTCCATATGAGTCGATTATATTTTTTATCTTCTGTCTTGGCATCAATGTATATTTTTTGTCCAAAGGTCTAAAGGGGGGAATCGAAAAAGTCGCCAAAATAGGCATGCCATTATTGATCCTATTCGGAATCATTCTGGCTATTGAATCACTCTCACTGACCCCTGGCAGCAAGGGTGCCATTAATTCAGGACTGGAGGGTTTGGCATTCTTGTGGACGCCTGATTTGTCGAGTATCTGGACACCCTCCGTGTGGATAGCAGCGGCTGGTCAAATCTTTTTTACCCTGGCTGTAGGGATGGCTACCATCCAATGCTACGCATCCTATATGAAACCGAATGAAGACGCCGCCTTGGGTGCCATGACTGCAGGCTGGATGAATGAATTTGTAGAAATAGTCGTAGGAAGTGCCATCATTATCCCCCTTACGGTGGGTTACCTGGGTATTGATCGCATGCAGGACATCGTGAAATCCATGGGTGGATATGGCCTTGGCTTCAAGACACTGCCCTATTTGTTCCAGCAATGGGGCACATGGATAGGATCCATATCTGGTGTCTTGTGGTTTGGATTATTGTTTATAGCCGGAATCACCTCCTCCCTGGCAATGGGTACCCCGGTGATTGGATTTTTGAAAGATGAGTTCGCTCTGCCATTTAAGTATGGCGCAATGATCTTTGGCTTTTTGGTATTGTTAATGGGGCTTCCGGCGATCATATATTACAATGAAGGCGTATTTACCGAAATAGACGATTGGGCTGGTACCTATGCCCTGGTGATCTTTGGCTTTATCGAATTGGTGATTTTTGCATGGATCTTTGGCATGACAAAGGGGTGGGAAGAGATCACCAGAGGTGCTGAGATTAAGGTACCTGGGTTTTTCAAATTCATTATCAAATTTGTCACTCCTGTATTTTTAGGGATAATCCTGGTATCCAACATCCCCAATATGGTCAAAAGAGTATGGTACCCATCCAGCGGTTATGCCACGTTTGCCCAGGTGTATTTACTTAGCCTTTTACTTTTTATTCTGGCCGGCATTTTTATAGCTTCCAGGCAAAGGAAAAAGGCCAATATTCAATAA
- a CDS encoding alpha/beta hydrolase produces the protein MTPFKLTLIFVLGYAIQTAYAQSDTIYIWPHEVPGESKPKAKPLLTLLPDGTNRVIEITDPFLAVFLPKAAQKNGKTMIICPGGGYVRLAVQKEGYAIADWLIGQGYTVFVLQYRVPYKRDGAVQDLTRALKYIRYHAADYGIDDRKIGAMGFSAGAHLVVRAAMSDTLPRYERQDLADRESGKPDCMVIIYPGYLSGGPGSSLSPGLTANEKTVDTFIFQTMDDGSALSALALAKALQQAKSNVELHMPPKGGHGYGMYPGNKAAETWPRLLADWLREHF, from the coding sequence ATGACTCCATTCAAGCTGACTTTAATTTTTGTTTTAGGCTATGCTATACAAACAGCTTATGCCCAATCGGATACCATCTATATCTGGCCTCATGAAGTACCGGGGGAATCAAAACCAAAAGCCAAACCCTTGTTGACACTCCTGCCCGATGGTACTAACCGCGTGATCGAAATCACCGATCCATTCTTGGCAGTTTTCTTACCAAAAGCAGCGCAGAAAAACGGAAAAACAATGATAATATGTCCAGGCGGAGGTTATGTCCGGTTGGCAGTTCAAAAGGAAGGTTATGCTATTGCCGATTGGCTTATAGGTCAGGGATACACAGTCTTTGTGTTGCAATATCGGGTGCCATATAAGCGTGATGGGGCAGTGCAAGACCTCACCCGTGCATTAAAATATATTCGGTACCATGCTGCTGATTATGGCATCGATGATCGCAAAATTGGGGCTATGGGCTTTTCTGCTGGAGCACATCTGGTGGTAAGAGCTGCTATGTCGGATACCTTGCCTCGGTACGAAAGGCAAGATCTTGCGGACCGCGAATCTGGCAAACCCGATTGTATGGTGATCATCTATCCAGGATACCTCAGCGGCGGCCCTGGCTCAAGTCTTAGCCCCGGCTTGACCGCCAATGAAAAGACAGTCGATACCTTTATTTTTCAAACCATGGATGATGGGAGCGCACTAAGTGCTCTGGCCCTGGCCAAAGCGCTGCAACAAGCAAAATCAAATGTGGAGCTCCATATGCCCCCGAAAGGTGGACATGGCTATGGCATGTATCCTGGTAATAAAGCAGCGGAGACCTGGCCGCGATTATTAGCAGATTGGTTGAGGGAGCATTTTTAA
- a CDS encoding deoxynucleoside kinase, with the protein MPDTIPYQYICVEGNIGAGKTTFCEMIAEELACKLVLEEFADNPFLPYFYKEPKRFALPMELFLMAERYKQLQNHVLHRDLFNDYIVSDYSFIKTLLFAKNNLPEEEYRLFHQMFEVLNDQIPKPDILVYLHRSVPNLKQQISLRGRPYEQTIDASYLQGLQNMYFEYFRNEINYPILLIDVDQINFVEERNYFEEIKLLLLDELKPGLHRISLR; encoded by the coding sequence ATGCCTGATACCATACCATATCAATATATATGTGTCGAAGGCAATATCGGAGCAGGCAAAACTACGTTTTGTGAAATGATCGCTGAGGAATTGGCTTGCAAGCTGGTATTAGAAGAATTTGCTGACAATCCCTTTCTCCCCTATTTTTATAAAGAACCCAAAAGGTTTGCTCTCCCAATGGAGCTTTTTTTGATGGCAGAGCGGTATAAGCAGCTCCAGAACCATGTGCTACACCGTGATTTATTCAATGACTATATCGTATCAGATTATTCATTTATCAAAACCCTGTTGTTTGCCAAAAATAATTTGCCAGAGGAAGAATACCGATTGTTTCATCAAATGTTTGAGGTGCTCAATGATCAAATACCCAAACCCGATATCCTGGTATATCTGCATCGGAGTGTGCCCAATTTAAAACAACAGATTTCATTGCGTGGCCGTCCTTATGAACAAACCATTGATGCCAGTTACTTACAAGGTCTGCAAAATATGTATTTCGAATATTTTAGAAACGAGATTAATTATCCGATTTTGCTGATAGATGTGGATCAAATCAACTTTGTAGAGGAGAGAAATTATTTTGAAGAGATAAAATTGTTGCTCCTGGACGAATTAAAGCCCGGCTTGCATAGAATAAGTCTGAGATAA